The Streptomyces sp. NBC_01197 genome window below encodes:
- the hypB gene encoding hydrogenase nickel incorporation protein HypB, with amino-acid sequence MCGTCGCGAEGGGTRISLPHEDHTGATGRPHHSHDHTHGHDQSSGHHGHEDAQDTGETVTLEQRVLAKNELQAERNRAWLAERRIVAVNLMSSPGAGKTTLLERTIRDFSGLRPVAVVEGDQETMLDADRIKRAGCAVVQVNTGAGCHLDAGMMQGALTALAPGRGALVLVENVGNLVCPALFDLGESSRVVIISVTEGTDKPLKYPYMFGAADLILINKADLLPYVDFDVARCEAYARSVNPDVRVLTVSATTGEGMDRWYEWVAALDEQLLTEPARVPTAPAR; translated from the coding sequence ATGTGCGGTACCTGCGGTTGCGGCGCCGAGGGCGGCGGTACGCGGATTTCCCTGCCCCACGAGGACCACACAGGGGCAACCGGCCGCCCGCACCACAGCCATGACCACACCCACGGGCACGATCAGAGCTCGGGCCATCACGGACACGAGGATGCCCAGGACACCGGCGAGACCGTCACCCTTGAGCAGCGGGTGCTCGCCAAGAACGAGCTCCAGGCGGAGCGCAACCGCGCCTGGCTCGCCGAGCGGCGCATCGTGGCGGTGAACCTGATGAGCTCACCGGGCGCGGGCAAGACCACCCTGCTGGAGCGCACCATCAGGGACTTCTCCGGACTGCGTCCGGTGGCCGTGGTCGAGGGCGACCAGGAGACCATGCTCGACGCCGACCGCATCAAGCGCGCCGGATGCGCGGTGGTGCAGGTGAACACCGGCGCAGGCTGCCACCTCGACGCCGGGATGATGCAGGGCGCTCTCACGGCCCTCGCACCCGGAAGGGGAGCGCTGGTCCTCGTGGAGAACGTGGGGAACCTGGTGTGCCCGGCCCTCTTCGACCTGGGGGAGAGCAGCAGGGTCGTCATCATCTCGGTCACAGAGGGCACCGACAAGCCGCTCAAGTACCCCTATATGTTCGGCGCTGCCGACCTGATCCTCATCAACAAGGCCGATCTGCTGCCTTACGTGGACTTCGACGTGGCCCGGTGCGAGGCGTACGCGCGTTCCGTCAACCCGGACGTACGGGTGCTGACGGTGTCCGCGACGACGGGCGAGGGGATGGACCGGTGGTACGAGTGGGTGGCGGCACTCGATGAGCAGCTGCTCACTGAGCCGGCGCGCGTCCCCACCGCGCCGGCTCGGTGA
- a CDS encoding NifU family protein, translating into MSAQQTASGPADWRAAGDRIDTLIAASAAGGAVARERSEELVRLVTDFYGAGLERLLDLVHEQGRLDDEVLAALAADDLVASLLLVHGLHPYGVETRVEEALESVRPYLGSHGGDVELLGVTDDGVVRLRLLGSCDGCPSSSATLKLAVRSAVEAAAPEITGIEVEAAADGTGEPGPLVTVDSLFSRLHEAASAPGDGGSSWEAVPGLDALEPGGVRHFSAGTIPVLACRIGSDLFAFRDWCARCDRSLEGAALARRLGGASGDGVLRCPGCRAHYDVRRAGACLDEDGLHLDPLPLLVDGPTVSVAVPAPVSA; encoded by the coding sequence GTGTCCGCACAGCAGACCGCGTCCGGGCCCGCCGACTGGCGGGCGGCCGGCGACCGTATCGACACACTGATCGCCGCCAGCGCGGCGGGCGGCGCCGTCGCCCGCGAGCGGAGCGAGGAACTGGTCCGGCTCGTCACGGACTTCTACGGCGCCGGTCTGGAGCGGCTGCTCGACCTGGTGCACGAGCAAGGCCGGCTGGACGACGAGGTACTGGCGGCCCTGGCGGCCGACGACCTGGTGGCCAGCCTGCTGCTGGTGCACGGGCTGCACCCGTACGGCGTGGAGACCCGGGTCGAGGAGGCGCTGGAGAGCGTCCGGCCGTATCTCGGTTCGCACGGCGGCGATGTGGAGCTGCTGGGCGTCACGGATGACGGCGTCGTGAGGCTCCGGCTGCTCGGCAGCTGCGACGGGTGCCCCTCGTCGTCGGCCACGCTCAAGCTGGCCGTGCGCAGCGCGGTCGAGGCCGCGGCCCCGGAGATCACCGGGATCGAGGTGGAGGCGGCAGCGGACGGTACGGGCGAACCCGGGCCGCTGGTCACGGTGGACTCGCTGTTCTCCCGGCTCCACGAGGCGGCTTCGGCTCCGGGCGACGGAGGTTCGTCCTGGGAGGCCGTGCCGGGGCTCGACGCCCTGGAACCCGGTGGCGTACGGCACTTCAGCGCGGGCACGATCCCGGTGCTTGCCTGCCGGATCGGCTCCGACCTGTTCGCCTTCCGTGACTGGTGCGCGCGGTGCGACCGGTCCCTGGAGGGCGCGGCGTTGGCCCGCCGGCTGGGCGGCGCGTCCGGTGACGGTGTGCTGCGGTGCCCCGGCTGCCGTGCGCACTACGACGTACGACGGGCCGGTGCCTGTCTCGACGAGGACGGGCTGCACCTGGACCCGCTGCCGCTGCTTGTGGACGGCCCGACGGTCTCCGTCGCGGTGCCCGCCCCGGTCTCCGCGTGA
- a CDS encoding nickel-dependent hydrogenase large subunit, with protein MTATQRRGGSGKQGKDGLVEMAWDPITRIVGSLGIYTKIDFKQKVVAECHSTSSIFRGYSVFMKGKDPRDAHFITSRICGICGDNHATCSCYAQNMAYGVKPPHIGEWIVNLGEAAEYMFDHNIFQENLVGVDYCEKMVAETNPGVLEQANRTPSPHAEAHGYKTIGDIMRSLNPFTGEFYREALQVSRMTREMFCLMEGRHVHPSTLYPGGVGTVATVQLMTDYITRLQRYVEFMKKVVPMHDDLFDFFYEALPGYEQVGNRRILLGCWGSFQDPEHCNFKYQDMTEWGRKMYVTPGVVVDGKLVTTDLVKINLGIRILLGSSYYGDWEEQEMFVTHDPLGNPVDRRHPWNQHTNPQPQKRDLDDKYSWVMSPRWFDGKDYLALDTGGGPLARLWTTALAGLVDIGYIQSTGNSVKINLPKTALKGPVELEWHVPKWSNTIERNRARTYFQAYAAACALHFAEKALVEIRAGRTKTWEKFEVPDEGVGCGFTEAVRGVLSHHMVIRDGKIANYHPYPPTPWNASPRDNFGTPGPYEDAVQGQPIFEENDREHFKGIDIMRTVRSFDPCLPCGVHMYLGEGKKLELLHSPTQSAGSE; from the coding sequence ATGACCGCGACGCAACGCAGGGGTGGCAGCGGGAAGCAGGGCAAGGACGGCCTTGTCGAGATGGCGTGGGATCCCATCACCCGCATCGTGGGCAGCCTGGGCATCTACACGAAGATCGATTTCAAGCAGAAGGTGGTGGCCGAGTGCCACAGCACCAGCTCCATCTTCCGCGGCTACTCGGTCTTCATGAAGGGCAAGGACCCGCGCGACGCGCACTTCATCACCAGCCGCATCTGCGGTATCTGCGGAGACAACCACGCCACGTGTTCCTGCTACGCGCAGAACATGGCGTACGGGGTGAAGCCGCCGCACATCGGTGAGTGGATCGTCAACCTCGGCGAGGCCGCGGAGTACATGTTCGACCACAACATCTTCCAGGAGAACCTGGTCGGGGTCGACTACTGCGAGAAGATGGTCGCGGAGACCAACCCGGGCGTGCTGGAGCAGGCCAACCGCACCCCGTCACCGCACGCCGAGGCACACGGGTACAAGACCATCGGCGACATCATGCGCTCGCTGAACCCCTTCACCGGTGAGTTCTACCGGGAGGCGCTCCAGGTCAGCCGGATGACCCGGGAGATGTTCTGCCTCATGGAGGGCAGGCACGTCCACCCCTCCACGCTCTACCCGGGCGGCGTGGGCACCGTGGCGACCGTGCAGCTGATGACGGACTACATCACCCGGCTGCAGCGCTACGTCGAGTTCATGAAGAAGGTCGTGCCGATGCACGACGATCTCTTCGACTTCTTCTACGAGGCGCTGCCCGGCTACGAGCAGGTCGGCAACCGGCGCATCCTGCTGGGCTGCTGGGGCTCGTTCCAGGACCCGGAGCACTGCAACTTCAAGTACCAGGACATGACCGAGTGGGGACGGAAGATGTACGTCACCCCCGGTGTGGTCGTGGACGGGAAGCTGGTCACCACCGACCTGGTGAAGATCAACCTGGGCATCCGGATCCTCCTCGGCTCGTCGTACTACGGCGACTGGGAGGAGCAGGAGATGTTCGTGACCCACGACCCGCTCGGCAACCCCGTGGACCGCAGGCACCCGTGGAACCAGCACACCAACCCGCAGCCGCAGAAGCGGGATCTGGACGACAAGTACAGCTGGGTGATGTCGCCGCGCTGGTTCGACGGCAAGGACTACCTCGCGCTCGACACCGGCGGCGGCCCGCTGGCCCGGCTGTGGACCACCGCGCTGGCCGGGCTCGTCGACATCGGGTACATCCAGTCCACCGGCAACAGCGTCAAGATCAATCTCCCGAAGACCGCACTCAAGGGCCCGGTGGAGCTGGAGTGGCACGTCCCGAAGTGGAGCAACACGATCGAGCGCAACCGGGCGCGCACCTACTTCCAGGCGTACGCGGCGGCCTGCGCGCTGCACTTCGCGGAGAAGGCGCTGGTGGAGATCCGCGCGGGCCGGACGAAGACCTGGGAGAAGTTCGAGGTACCGGATGAGGGCGTCGGCTGCGGCTTCACCGAGGCGGTGCGCGGTGTGCTCTCGCACCACATGGTGATCCGGGACGGCAAGATCGCCAACTACCACCCGTACCCGCCGACCCCCTGGAACGCGAGCCCCCGCGACAACTTCGGTACGCCGGGGCCGTACGAGGACGCGGTGCAGGGACAGCCGATCTTCGAGGAGAACGACCGGGAGCACTTCAAGGGGATCGACATCATGCGCACGGTGCGCAGCTTCGACCCCTGTCTGCCCTGCGGCGTGCACATGTATCTCGGCGAGGGCAAGAAGCTGGAACTGCTGCACTCCCCCACCCAGTCGGCGGGCAGCGAGTGA
- a CDS encoding SDR family NAD(P)-dependent oxidoreductase, whose amino-acid sequence MTSRTYLSGLFSLDGLVAVVTGGSSGIGRSIAGALCRAGASVVIVARREAELAATVGELTADGCRAAWVSADLSTREAVRAGAEKAVEAFGEPDILVNCAGVNLRPPMGELDDEVWDTTMAVNLEAPYLLGQRFGPGMAERGFGRIIHVTSQQAHRAFVQSGAYGVSKGALESLARSQAEAWSPHGVTCNTLVPGFVMTPLNERLSSDPAKTAELAARTMVGRNGLAEDFEGAAVFLAGRTSAYVTGQAIFVDGGLSVH is encoded by the coding sequence ATGACCTCTCGGACCTACCTTTCCGGACTGTTCTCCCTGGACGGCCTGGTGGCCGTCGTGACCGGTGGGAGTTCCGGCATCGGCCGGAGCATCGCGGGGGCACTCTGCCGGGCCGGTGCGAGCGTCGTCATCGTGGCGCGCAGGGAGGCCGAACTGGCCGCCACCGTCGGTGAACTGACGGCCGACGGCTGCCGGGCCGCGTGGGTGAGCGCCGACCTGAGCACCCGCGAAGCCGTGCGCGCGGGCGCCGAGAAGGCAGTCGAAGCGTTCGGCGAGCCGGACATCCTCGTCAACTGCGCCGGGGTCAACCTGCGCCCGCCGATGGGTGAGTTGGACGACGAGGTGTGGGACACCACGATGGCCGTGAACCTGGAGGCGCCCTACCTGCTGGGGCAGCGGTTCGGCCCCGGCATGGCCGAGCGTGGCTTCGGGCGGATCATCCACGTCACCTCGCAGCAAGCACACCGGGCCTTCGTCCAGAGCGGCGCTTACGGGGTGTCGAAGGGGGCGCTGGAGTCCCTGGCCCGTTCGCAGGCCGAGGCGTGGTCTCCGCACGGTGTCACCTGCAACACGCTCGTGCCCGGTTTCGTGATGACACCGCTCAACGAGCGGCTGTCGTCCGACCCGGCGAAAACAGCCGAACTGGCCGCACGCACGATGGTCGGACGCAACGGGCTGGCCGAGGACTTCGAGGGCGCGGCGGTGTTCCTGGCCGGCCGCACCTCCGCGTACGTCACAGGTCAGGCGATCTTCGTGGACGGCGGGCTCTCCGTTCACTGA
- a CDS encoding hydrogenase expression protein HypE → MPTEAAVKAEETLIHVLWINAGLSCDGDSVALTAATQPSIEEIALGALPGLPQVAVHWPLIDFECGPNGGADDFLEWFFKADRGELEPFVLVVEGSIPNEQLHDEGYWCGFGNNPATGQPMTTSEWIDRLAPKATAIVAAGTCATYGGIHAMSGNPTGAMGVPDYLGWDWKSKAGIPIVCVPGCPIQPDNLSETLTYLLYMATDQAPMIPLDDALRPTWLFGQTVHEGCDRAGYYEQGDFATEYGSPKCIVKLGCWGPAVKCNVPKRGWMNGIGGCPNVGGICIGCTMPGFPDKFMPFMDEPPGGKLSSNAVGLYGATMRRLRHMTTHTLDQEPKWRRPGRTLTTGATRSW, encoded by the coding sequence ATGCCGACAGAAGCAGCGGTAAAGGCAGAAGAGACGCTGATCCATGTTCTCTGGATCAATGCGGGACTCAGTTGTGACGGCGATTCCGTGGCGCTGACGGCGGCCACACAGCCCAGCATCGAGGAGATCGCGCTCGGCGCCCTGCCCGGCCTTCCCCAGGTCGCGGTGCACTGGCCGCTGATCGACTTCGAGTGCGGGCCGAACGGTGGGGCCGACGACTTCCTTGAGTGGTTCTTCAAGGCCGACCGAGGAGAGCTGGAGCCGTTCGTCCTGGTCGTGGAGGGGTCGATCCCCAACGAGCAGTTGCACGACGAGGGCTACTGGTGCGGCTTCGGCAACAACCCCGCCACCGGACAGCCGATGACCACCAGCGAGTGGATCGACCGGCTGGCGCCGAAGGCCACCGCGATCGTCGCGGCCGGGACATGCGCGACCTACGGCGGTATCCATGCCATGTCGGGCAACCCGACGGGCGCGATGGGGGTGCCCGACTACCTGGGCTGGGACTGGAAGTCCAAGGCGGGAATTCCGATCGTGTGCGTCCCCGGCTGCCCGATCCAGCCGGACAACCTGTCCGAGACACTGACCTATCTGCTCTACATGGCCACGGACCAGGCCCCGATGATTCCGCTCGATGACGCGCTGCGCCCTACATGGCTCTTCGGACAGACGGTCCACGAGGGGTGCGACAGGGCCGGCTACTACGAGCAGGGCGATTTCGCCACCGAATACGGATCGCCGAAGTGCATTGTCAAACTCGGCTGCTGGGGGCCCGCGGTCAAGTGCAATGTGCCGAAGCGCGGCTGGATGAACGGTATCGGCGGCTGCCCCAACGTCGGCGGAATCTGCATCGGCTGCACCATGCCCGGATTCCCGGACAAGTTCATGCCGTTCATGGATGAGCCGCCCGGCGGGAAACTCTCGTCGAACGCGGTCGGACTGTACGGCGCGACCATGCGCCGGCTGCGCCACATGACCACTCACACGCTGGACCAGGAGCCGAAGTGGCGCAGGCCCGGCAGGACTCTCACGACCGGTGCCACCCGCAGCTGGTAA
- a CDS encoding MFS transporter produces MSGLVRTTVTLLFAAWFIDYVDRLAIATVLPVIGKEFSLDLRQQGLVVSVFFVAYAAFQIPGGMLADRFGAKRVTCWALLAWSLCTALTGLAWSFAALLLIRLVFGAAEGVFPAAATKALVERTTVAERMGAQGTIMSSNALAAVAAPLAVPPLAAAFGWRWAFFAAAGLGVLVHFAVRARLPAVQAAVRVRLPAPRAHGLESAAGDAVRMRDVLRMGVLWRFSLMLFGYATVVWGLSTWIPSYLTSERGLSLTSAGVLVALPSLGTAVATWLGGRLSDRMEGHHRRVIVPAMTVAAVALCLMALSPSLAGAIACGTVAVFAVSLCYMPIFAVPLRGLPPELVGVGSSVVVIGGQFAGMAVPPLLGAIAEAASFEVAFAVLALGPVLTIVMALLTPQDTHGFTAALRRTAPPALSVRIAKEPS; encoded by the coding sequence ATGAGCGGGCTCGTCAGGACCACGGTGACGCTGCTGTTCGCCGCCTGGTTCATCGATTACGTCGACCGGCTCGCCATCGCCACCGTGCTCCCGGTCATCGGCAAGGAGTTCTCCCTCGACCTCCGGCAACAGGGGCTCGTCGTCTCGGTCTTCTTCGTCGCCTACGCCGCTTTCCAGATACCGGGCGGCATGTTGGCCGACCGGTTCGGCGCGAAGCGGGTGACCTGCTGGGCGCTGCTCGCCTGGTCGCTGTGTACCGCGCTCACCGGACTCGCCTGGTCCTTCGCCGCCCTACTCCTCATCCGTCTCGTGTTCGGGGCGGCCGAGGGGGTCTTCCCCGCCGCGGCCACCAAGGCACTGGTCGAGCGGACCACGGTCGCCGAACGGATGGGCGCGCAGGGGACGATCATGAGCTCGAACGCCCTCGCCGCGGTCGCCGCACCGCTCGCCGTGCCTCCGCTGGCCGCCGCGTTCGGCTGGCGCTGGGCCTTCTTCGCGGCGGCCGGCCTGGGCGTCCTCGTCCATTTCGCCGTACGGGCCCGGCTGCCCGCCGTCCAAGCAGCCGTACGGGTCCGGCTGCCCGCGCCCCGGGCCCACGGCCTGGAGAGCGCGGCGGGAGACGCGGTCCGGATGCGGGACGTCCTGCGGATGGGCGTGCTGTGGCGCTTCTCGCTGATGCTCTTCGGGTACGCCACAGTCGTCTGGGGCCTGAGCACCTGGATCCCGTCCTATCTGACCAGCGAGCGCGGTCTGTCCCTCACCTCCGCCGGCGTCCTCGTGGCGCTGCCCTCGCTCGGGACGGCCGTCGCCACCTGGCTGGGCGGACGGTTGTCCGACCGGATGGAGGGGCACCACCGCAGGGTGATCGTTCCCGCCATGACCGTCGCGGCGGTCGCGCTGTGCCTGATGGCGCTCTCGCCGAGCCTGGCGGGTGCCATCGCCTGCGGCACGGTCGCCGTGTTCGCGGTCTCGCTCTGCTACATGCCGATCTTCGCGGTGCCGCTGCGCGGTCTGCCGCCGGAGCTCGTCGGGGTCGGCAGCTCCGTCGTCGTCATCGGCGGGCAGTTCGCCGGTATGGCGGTCCCGCCTCTCCTCGGCGCCATCGCCGAAGCAGCCTCTTTCGAAGTCGCCTTCGCCGTACTCGCCCTCGGCCCGGTCCTCACCATCGTGATGGCCCTGCTCACACCGCAGGACACGCACGGCTTCACCGCTGCCCTGCGCCGCACCGCCCCGCCCGCCCTGTCCGTCCGTATCGCCAAGGAGCCCTCATGA
- a CDS encoding hydrogenase maturation nickel metallochaperone HypA/HybF, whose protein sequence is MHELSITQSVVDMVCERAEGRPVRTVSVRVGVLTAVVAESMRFCFDLITAGTVAEGARLEIDQPPGAARCRTCEQDFALPDPVLLCPCGSADVEITSGRELQIISMKVG, encoded by the coding sequence ATGCATGAATTATCGATCACGCAGAGCGTCGTCGACATGGTCTGCGAACGCGCCGAAGGCAGACCGGTCCGCACGGTCAGTGTGCGGGTCGGTGTGCTCACGGCAGTCGTGGCCGAGTCGATGCGGTTCTGCTTCGACCTGATCACGGCGGGCACGGTGGCCGAGGGCGCGCGACTGGAGATCGACCAGCCGCCCGGAGCGGCGCGCTGCCGTACCTGCGAACAGGACTTCGCCCTGCCCGACCCCGTACTGCTCTGTCCGTGCGGCAGCGCCGATGTGGAGATCACGTCGGGGCGTGAACTGCAGATCATCTCGATGAAAGTGGGCTGA
- a CDS encoding DUF5947 family protein has translation MSAPGRTATPVSALRRITRNRPQPAAGERCEMCAEPVVPEHPHVVNLESRALMCSCRACYLLFTDEDAQLRYRAVPERYLRFDGEPLDARAWDELQIPVGLAFLFRNSVQDRTVAFYPGPAGATESELPLDAWDSVVRSAPALAVLRPDVEALLVRRPGTGDGSCHLVPIDACYELVGQLRTLWRGFDGGREAHAAMDAFFTQVRERSRTVPAEGIS, from the coding sequence GTGAGCGCCCCGGGCCGTACGGCGACCCCGGTGTCCGCGCTGCGGCGGATCACCCGCAACCGCCCGCAGCCGGCGGCTGGTGAACGCTGCGAGATGTGCGCCGAGCCGGTCGTCCCCGAGCACCCGCACGTGGTGAACCTGGAGAGCCGCGCGCTGATGTGCAGCTGCCGTGCCTGCTATCTCCTCTTCACCGATGAGGACGCGCAGCTGCGCTACCGGGCGGTGCCGGAACGGTATCTCCGCTTCGACGGGGAGCCGCTGGACGCACGGGCCTGGGACGAACTCCAGATCCCCGTGGGCCTGGCGTTCCTCTTCCGCAACTCGGTGCAGGACCGCACGGTCGCGTTCTACCCCGGGCCCGCGGGCGCCACCGAGTCCGAACTCCCGCTGGACGCCTGGGACTCCGTCGTCCGCTCGGCGCCCGCGCTCGCGGTGCTGCGTCCCGACGTGGAAGCGCTGCTGGTCCGCCGCCCCGGCACCGGGGACGGCTCATGCCATCTGGTCCCCATCGACGCCTGTTACGAGCTGGTCGGCCAGCTGCGGACGCTGTGGCGCGGCTTCGACGGCGGCCGTGAGGCGCACGCGGCGATGGACGCCTTCTTCACGCAGGTACGGGAGCGCAGCAGGACCGTCCCGGCGGAGGGGATCTCGTGA
- a CDS encoding amidohydrolase: MTTAPPGALLAGLDRQLPDLTALYRDLHAQPELSHQEFRTAGVVAARLRAQGWQVTEGVGGTGVVGVLTNGEGPVVLLRADMDALPVREETGLPYASTVTGIDPDGNEVPVMHACGHDLHVTCLLGACGQLAGHRRAWRGTVVAVFQPAEEDCGAPAMVADGFLDRFPRPDVCLAQHAAPAPVGLVGTRPGTVMAASDALAVRLFGRGGHGSTPAATVDPVVMASAVVMRLQTVVAREMPADQLAVLTVGSIHAGTRENVIPDTADLRISVRSTTPAVRDRLLSAIGRIVRAEATASGAPKEPEITALAEFPVTVNDPEATETVLRAFRATLGSPSVVALDQPLTGSEDFGAFGAALGAPSVYWIFGALDPAAFGDADLPADGVPAEIPHNHSPRFAPVPDPAIGLGIRHLLTAATPWLAPGVHPVPQPRAAEQETGPCPAPRN; this comes from the coding sequence ATGACGACCGCACCGCCCGGCGCCCTCCTGGCCGGCCTGGACCGGCAACTGCCGGATCTGACCGCCTTGTACCGCGACCTGCACGCCCAACCTGAGCTGTCCCACCAGGAGTTCCGCACCGCGGGCGTCGTCGCCGCCCGGCTGCGTGCCCAGGGCTGGCAGGTCACCGAGGGCGTCGGCGGCACCGGCGTGGTCGGCGTGCTGACCAACGGGGAGGGGCCCGTGGTGCTGTTGCGCGCCGACATGGACGCGCTGCCCGTACGGGAGGAGACCGGTCTGCCCTACGCCTCCACGGTGACCGGCATCGACCCGGACGGCAACGAGGTGCCCGTCATGCACGCCTGCGGGCACGACCTGCATGTGACCTGCCTGTTGGGAGCCTGCGGGCAGCTCGCCGGCCACCGCCGGGCGTGGCGGGGCACGGTCGTGGCCGTCTTCCAGCCGGCCGAGGAGGACTGCGGGGCGCCGGCGATGGTCGCGGACGGGTTCCTCGACCGTTTCCCGCGCCCGGACGTCTGCCTGGCCCAGCACGCGGCGCCCGCGCCGGTGGGGCTGGTCGGTACCCGGCCCGGCACGGTAATGGCCGCGTCGGACGCGCTGGCCGTCCGGCTGTTCGGCAGGGGCGGGCACGGATCGACCCCGGCGGCCACCGTCGACCCCGTCGTCATGGCTTCCGCGGTCGTGATGCGACTGCAGACCGTCGTCGCCCGCGAGATGCCGGCGGACCAACTGGCCGTCCTCACCGTGGGATCGATCCACGCGGGCACCCGGGAGAACGTCATTCCCGACACCGCCGATCTCAGGATCAGCGTCAGGAGCACTACCCCGGCCGTACGGGACCGCCTCCTCTCGGCGATCGGGCGGATCGTCCGCGCCGAAGCCACCGCGTCGGGCGCTCCGAAGGAACCCGAGATCACCGCTCTCGCCGAATTCCCCGTGACCGTCAACGATCCGGAGGCCACCGAGACCGTGCTGCGTGCGTTCCGCGCCACGCTCGGGTCCCCGAGCGTGGTCGCACTGGACCAGCCCCTCACCGGCAGCGAGGATTTCGGGGCCTTCGGTGCGGCGCTCGGCGCGCCATCGGTGTACTGGATCTTCGGCGCTCTCGACCCAGCGGCGTTCGGCGACGCCGACCTCCCGGCCGACGGGGTCCCCGCGGAGATACCGCACAACCACTCCCCGCGGTTCGCCCCGGTCCCCGACCCGGCCATCGGCCTCGGCATACGCCATCTGCTCACCGCCGCGACGCCCTGGCTCGCCCCCGGCGTCCACCCGGTACCCCAGCCCCGCGCGGCGGAACAGGAGACAGGCCCGTGTCCGGCACCCCGGAACTGA
- a CDS encoding amidohydrolase family protein translates to MAARWTAARSATDAGHRVSLHNDGVCSPTDPLSGVATAISRRAHPSGPVHGPAERLTLDEALCAVTVHPAWQLHPEHEIGMLRTGMRADLTVLTTDPRRVSPDAFRAEVRVTATYLGGRPTHTPER, encoded by the coding sequence ATCGCGGCCCGCTGGACGGCCGCCCGGTCGGCGACGGACGCCGGCCACCGGGTCTCCCTCCACAACGACGGCGTCTGCTCACCCACCGACCCGCTCTCGGGTGTCGCCACGGCGATCTCCCGCCGGGCCCACCCCAGCGGCCCCGTACACGGCCCCGCCGAACGCCTCACCCTCGACGAGGCGCTGTGCGCCGTCACCGTCCACCCCGCGTGGCAGCTCCATCCGGAGCACGAGATCGGCATGCTCCGCACTGGTATGCGCGCCGATCTCACCGTCCTGACCACGGATCCGCGCCGGGTGAGCCCGGACGCCTTCCGCGCCGAGGTCCGCGTAACGGCCACCTACCTCGGCGGCCGCCCGACCCACACCCCCGAGAGGTAA
- a CDS encoding alpha-hydroxy-acid oxidizing protein gives MTNPAVPQGPFGDYQNEIYLHGLSGALPRYPMTFAELEERAQHAMPPSVWSYVAGGAGDERTQRANREAFAGWGLLPRMLVGADERDLTVELFGRTLPSPLFLAPVGVLGICTPDGHGDLATARAAARTGVPMIASTLSADPMETVAAELGTTPGFFQLYTPTDRALAESLVHRAEKAGYAGIVITLDTWVAGWRPRDLATANFPQLRGHCLANYTCDPAFRALLAPGRRDDPNETALTWARVFGNPLTWDDLPWLRSLTTLPLILKGLCHPEDVRRAKDLGVDGVYCSNHGGRQANGGLPALDVLPEAVEAAEGLPVLFDSGVCSGADVVKALALGATAVGIGRPYTYGLALGGADGVVHVLRSLLAEADLIMAVDGYPRLADLTPGALRRVRPAP, from the coding sequence ATGACCAACCCCGCAGTACCGCAGGGACCGTTCGGCGACTACCAGAACGAGATCTACCTCCACGGCCTGTCCGGCGCCCTGCCCCGGTACCCCATGACGTTCGCAGAGCTGGAGGAGCGGGCCCAGCACGCCATGCCGCCCTCCGTATGGTCGTACGTGGCCGGGGGCGCGGGCGACGAGCGGACGCAGCGGGCCAACCGTGAGGCGTTCGCGGGCTGGGGGCTTCTCCCGCGCATGCTCGTCGGCGCCGACGAGCGGGACCTGACCGTCGAGCTCTTCGGCCGGACGCTGCCCTCGCCCCTCTTCCTGGCGCCTGTCGGGGTGCTGGGCATCTGCACCCCGGACGGACACGGCGACCTGGCCACCGCCCGCGCCGCGGCCCGCACCGGTGTACCCATGATCGCCTCCACGCTCTCCGCCGACCCGATGGAGACAGTCGCGGCCGAACTCGGCACGACGCCCGGTTTCTTCCAGCTCTACACCCCCACCGACCGGGCCCTCGCCGAAAGCCTCGTCCACCGCGCGGAGAAGGCCGGCTATGCCGGGATCGTCATCACCCTCGACACCTGGGTCGCCGGCTGGCGCCCGCGCGACCTGGCCACCGCCAACTTCCCCCAGCTGCGCGGCCACTGCCTGGCCAACTACACCTGTGACCCCGCTTTCCGCGCCCTGCTGGCCCCGGGCCGGCGGGACGACCCCAACGAGACGGCACTCACCTGGGCCCGCGTCTTCGGCAACCCGCTCACCTGGGACGACCTGCCCTGGCTGCGCTCCCTCACCACGCTGCCGCTGATCCTCAAGGGCCTGTGTCACCCCGAGGACGTCCGGCGCGCGAAGGATCTGGGCGTGGACGGCGTGTACTGCTCCAACCACGGCGGCCGCCAGGCGAACGGCGGTCTGCCGGCGCTCGACGTCCTGCCCGAGGCGGTGGAGGCAGCCGAAGGGCTCCCGGTCCTCTTCGACTCCGGTGTGTGTTCGGGCGCGGACGTCGTCAAGGCCCTCGCGCTGGGGGCCACGGCGGTCGGTATCGGCCGCCCCTACACGTACGGCCTGGCCCTCGGCGGCGCCGACGGTGTTGTCCACGTCCTGCGCTCGCTGCTCGCCGAGGCCGACCTGATCATGGCCGTGGACGGTTACCCGCGGCTCGCCGACCTGACGCCCGGCGCCTTGCGGCGCGTCCGCCCCGCACCCTAG